The Streptomyces spororaveus genome includes a region encoding these proteins:
- a CDS encoding DUF5999 family protein: MCQHQPACPSAESADREAARPVANHPEQGWSLLCNGVLLFEDTGELLPDGQIIAPHRPLAAA; the protein is encoded by the coding sequence ATGTGCCAGCACCAGCCTGCCTGCCCGTCAGCCGAATCCGCCGACCGGGAGGCCGCTCGCCCGGTGGCCAACCACCCGGAGCAGGGCTGGAGCCTGCTGTGCAATGGCGTCCTGCTCTTCGAGGACACCGGTGAACTGCTGCCGGACGGCCAGATCATCGCCCCGCACCGCCCGCTCGCGGCGGCCTGA
- a CDS encoding glutamate-cysteine ligase family protein gives MGEKVVAGGFDLSDRQRYRRKLHECLEGLERLLAEKRFDRPKNMMGLEIELNLAGADGLPRMVNAQVLERIASPDFQTELGMFNLEVNVLPHRLGGRVFDQLAEELSAGLGYAHRQAAEIDAGVVMIGILPTISRADLVTANLSAVDRYSLLNEQILMMRGEDFTLDIDGVERLIWTSGSIVPEAACTSVQLHLQVTPARFSAVWNAAQAVAAVQIAVGANSPFLFGRELWRESRPPLFTQATDTRPPELQAQGVRPRTWFGERWVDSAYELFAENVRYFPALLPICDEEEPLRVLAEGGVPGLQELVLHNGTVYRWNRPVYGVADGVPHLRVENRVLPAGPTVADVVANAAFYYGLVRTLADEPRPVWTRLPFAEAEANFDAACRYGIDARLRWPRRGRAGGLASVPAVRLVLDELLPMAAAGLDAWGIEPADRDHYLGIIEERCRRRVNGATWQVDTYHRALAAGLERDEALAATTRRYSELMHKGDPVHTWPVGLTEEVSASVPVVR, from the coding sequence ATGGGGGAGAAGGTCGTGGCAGGCGGATTCGACCTGTCCGATCGGCAGCGGTATCGAAGGAAGCTTCACGAGTGTCTGGAGGGACTGGAGCGGCTCCTGGCGGAGAAGAGGTTCGATCGTCCGAAGAACATGATGGGACTGGAGATCGAGCTGAATCTCGCGGGTGCCGACGGGTTGCCGAGAATGGTGAATGCACAGGTGCTGGAGCGGATTGCGAGTCCCGATTTCCAGACCGAACTGGGAATGTTCAACCTGGAGGTGAACGTCCTTCCGCACCGGCTCGGAGGCCGGGTATTCGACCAGCTCGCCGAGGAACTCAGTGCCGGCCTCGGCTATGCCCACAGGCAGGCCGCGGAGATCGACGCCGGGGTGGTGATGATCGGTATTCTGCCGACGATCTCCCGCGCGGACCTGGTCACCGCGAACCTCTCGGCGGTGGACCGGTACTCGCTGCTCAACGAACAGATCCTGATGATGCGCGGGGAGGACTTCACGCTCGACATCGACGGCGTCGAACGGCTGATCTGGACCTCCGGGTCGATCGTGCCTGAGGCCGCCTGCACCTCCGTACAACTGCATCTGCAGGTGACGCCGGCCCGCTTCTCGGCGGTGTGGAACGCGGCGCAGGCGGTGGCCGCGGTGCAGATAGCCGTCGGCGCCAACTCGCCCTTCCTGTTCGGGCGTGAGCTGTGGCGGGAGTCGCGGCCTCCGCTGTTCACGCAGGCCACCGACACCCGGCCGCCCGAGCTGCAGGCCCAGGGCGTGCGGCCGCGCACCTGGTTCGGGGAGCGCTGGGTGGACTCGGCGTACGAGCTCTTCGCCGAGAACGTCCGCTACTTCCCCGCCCTGTTGCCCATATGCGACGAGGAGGAACCGCTGCGGGTGCTCGCGGAGGGCGGGGTACCTGGACTGCAGGAGCTGGTCCTGCACAACGGCACCGTCTACCGGTGGAACCGCCCCGTGTACGGCGTCGCCGACGGGGTGCCGCACCTGCGGGTGGAGAACCGGGTGCTGCCGGCCGGGCCGACGGTCGCCGACGTCGTCGCCAACGCCGCCTTCTACTACGGACTCGTACGCACCCTCGCGGACGAACCGCGCCCGGTGTGGACCCGGCTGCCCTTCGCCGAGGCGGAGGCGAACTTCGACGCGGCCTGCCGGTACGGGATCGACGCGCGGCTGCGGTGGCCGCGCCGCGGCCGGGCCGGGGGGCTGGCGAGCGTGCCCGCCGTACGGCTGGTCCTGGACGAGCTGCTGCCGATGGCGGCGGCGGGGCTGGACGCCTGGGGCATCGAGCCCGCGGACCGGGACCACTACCTCGGCATCATCGAGGAGCGCTGCCGGCGCCGGGTGAACGGGGCGACCTGGCAGGTGGACACCTACCACCGGGCGCTCGCCGCCGGACTGGAGCGCGACGAGGCGCTGGCCGCGACGACCCGGCGCTACAGCGAGCTCATGCACAAGGGCGACCCGGTGCACACCTGGCCGGTCGGGCTGACGGAGGAGGTGAGCGCCTCGGTGCCCGTCGTGCGCTGA
- a CDS encoding CPBP family intramembrane glutamic endopeptidase, which yields MRTEPEPVFVGLDEDGRRSLLRTETLLVLALSLGASGVSALISFIGSLTKPGGLKDQAATLNGSYAPGRPWLDLAWQLFGIASALVPVLLVAHLLTREGAPGLRVIGFDRTRPWWDLGRGALVAAGIGSAGLAFYLGARAGGFNLTVVPEALPDVWWKFPVLILSALQNAVVEEVIVLAYLLRRLGQLGWSPMAALLASSVLRGSYHLYQGIGGFIGNMVMGVVFVLAYRRWGRVGPLVAAHALLDIVAFGGYALLAGKVGWLPTP from the coding sequence GTGCGGACGGAGCCGGAACCGGTGTTCGTGGGACTGGACGAGGACGGGCGGCGGAGCCTGCTGCGTACCGAGACGCTGCTCGTCCTCGCGCTGTCGCTGGGCGCGAGCGGGGTCTCGGCGCTGATCAGCTTCATCGGTTCGCTCACCAAGCCCGGCGGTCTCAAGGACCAGGCGGCCACGCTCAACGGCTCCTACGCCCCCGGTCGGCCCTGGCTGGACCTCGCCTGGCAGCTGTTCGGCATCGCGAGCGCCCTGGTGCCCGTACTGCTGGTGGCGCACCTGCTGACCCGCGAGGGCGCCCCCGGGCTGCGGGTGATCGGCTTCGACCGCACCCGGCCCTGGTGGGACCTGGGCCGGGGCGCTCTCGTCGCGGCCGGGATCGGCAGCGCCGGCCTGGCCTTCTACCTGGGCGCCCGGGCCGGCGGATTCAACCTCACGGTGGTGCCGGAGGCGCTGCCCGACGTGTGGTGGAAGTTCCCCGTACTGATCCTCTCCGCGCTGCAGAACGCCGTGGTGGAGGAGGTCATCGTGCTCGCCTACCTGCTGCGCCGGCTCGGCCAGCTGGGCTGGTCGCCGATGGCCGCGCTGCTGGCCAGCTCGGTGCTGCGCGGCTCGTACCACCTCTACCAGGGCATCGGCGGCTTCATCGGCAACATGGTGATGGGCGTCGTCTTCGTCCTCGCCTACCGGCGCTGGGGCCGGGTGGGACCGCTCGTCGCCGCACACGCGCTCCTCGACATCGTGGCCTTCGGCGGGTACGCCCTGCTCGCGGGCAAGGTGGGCTGGCTGCCGACACCGTGA
- a CDS encoding PhzF family phenazine biosynthesis protein — MRIRIVDAFTDRPFHGNPAAVLLLDTGFPPDAWLQQVAVEMNLSETAFAHPLPPGGDADWALRWFTPAAEVDMCGHATLATAHVLATSGLATGLIRFSARCGVLTAETADDGTITMDFPTSSLTPVPAPAAVDHALGGPPILSVHDTADHIGDLLVELADEKTVRELEPDHAALRAFARRGVIVTAPAEDPSLGYDFVSRGFFPAFGIDEDPVTGSAHTALAPFWARRLGRTELTGLQGGARRGLVRVTLAGDRTLLTGRAVTVVDGELLAAPPGGGRAK, encoded by the coding sequence ATGCGCATCCGAATCGTCGACGCCTTCACCGACCGCCCCTTCCACGGGAACCCCGCCGCCGTCCTGCTCCTCGACACCGGGTTCCCCCCGGACGCGTGGCTCCAGCAGGTCGCCGTCGAGATGAACCTCTCCGAGACCGCCTTCGCCCACCCCCTGCCGCCCGGCGGGGACGCCGACTGGGCGCTGCGCTGGTTCACCCCGGCCGCCGAGGTCGACATGTGCGGCCACGCCACCCTGGCGACCGCGCACGTACTGGCCACCAGCGGGCTGGCCACGGGACTGATCCGCTTCTCCGCGCGCTGCGGCGTCCTCACGGCCGAGACCGCGGACGACGGCACGATCACCATGGACTTCCCGACGTCCTCGCTCACCCCGGTGCCGGCGCCGGCCGCCGTGGACCACGCGCTCGGCGGGCCTCCGATCCTCTCCGTGCACGACACCGCCGACCACATCGGCGACCTTCTCGTCGAGCTCGCCGACGAGAAGACCGTCCGTGAACTGGAGCCGGACCACGCCGCCCTGCGCGCCTTCGCCCGGCGCGGGGTGATCGTCACCGCGCCCGCCGAGGACCCCTCCCTCGGGTACGACTTCGTCTCCCGCGGCTTCTTCCCCGCCTTCGGGATCGACGAGGACCCGGTCACCGGGAGCGCCCACACCGCGCTCGCCCCGTTCTGGGCGCGGCGGCTGGGCCGCACCGAGCTGACCGGGCTCCAGGGCGGTGCGCGGCGCGGTCTCGTACGGGTGACCCTGGCGGGTGACCGCACCCTGCTGACCGGCCGGGCCGTCACCGTCGTGGACGGCGAGCTGCTCGCGGCCCCGCCCGGGGGCGGACGGGCGAAGTGA
- a CDS encoding PadR family transcriptional regulator, which produces MRSHGQHGHDHGHDRGRGHDHCGPDRREGFKGRRAAFGPFGPPFGGGPFGGRGGRGGPRGRARRGDVRASILALLADRPMHGYEMIQEIGERSGGAWKPSPGSVYPTLQLLEDEGLIESASEGGKKLFTLTDAGRAEAESGPDAPWADAGRGFDFEAMQEVRTAGFGLMEAFGQVFKTGSPQQREKALAVINDARKKLYLILADEH; this is translated from the coding sequence ATGCGTTCACACGGACAGCACGGACACGACCACGGACATGACCGCGGACGGGGCCACGACCACTGCGGGCCCGATCGTCGGGAGGGTTTCAAGGGGCGGCGCGCCGCCTTCGGCCCGTTCGGGCCGCCCTTCGGCGGTGGTCCCTTCGGCGGCCGCGGCGGACGCGGCGGACCGCGGGGCCGGGCCCGGCGCGGCGATGTGCGCGCCTCGATCCTGGCGCTGCTCGCCGACCGGCCGATGCACGGTTACGAGATGATCCAGGAGATCGGCGAGCGCAGCGGCGGGGCCTGGAAGCCCAGCCCGGGGTCGGTCTACCCGACCCTGCAGCTGCTGGAGGACGAGGGGCTCATCGAGAGCGCGAGCGAGGGCGGCAAGAAGCTGTTCACGCTCACCGACGCCGGCCGCGCCGAGGCCGAGTCGGGTCCGGACGCCCCCTGGGCGGATGCCGGGCGCGGCTTCGACTTCGAGGCGATGCAGGAGGTCCGGACGGCCGGGTTCGGGCTGATGGAAGCCTTCGGGCAGGTCTTCAAGACCGGCTCGCCCCAGCAGCGGGAGAAGGCGCTCGCGGTCATCAACGACGCCCGCAAGAAGCTCTACCTGATCCTGGCCGACGAGCACTGA
- a CDS encoding type II toxin-antitoxin system Rv0910 family toxin, which translates to MAEVTAESRIEASAAQLWSQLTDWDAYGQWSMTHTNFPAGGPETLAVGATFAENMKMMGFPAEVVWTVSELEAERLFAITGKGPMGVAVLTRYTLTPDGEATTVRIDGEFTGAAVSLMAGKLKDSATAALNESLRKLAGLVV; encoded by the coding sequence ATGGCCGAAGTCACCGCGGAATCACGCATCGAGGCGTCCGCCGCGCAGCTCTGGTCCCAGCTGACGGACTGGGACGCGTACGGGCAGTGGAGCATGACCCACACGAACTTCCCCGCGGGCGGACCCGAGACCCTCGCGGTCGGCGCCACCTTCGCGGAGAACATGAAGATGATGGGCTTCCCGGCCGAGGTCGTGTGGACCGTCTCGGAGCTGGAGGCCGAGCGCCTCTTCGCGATCACCGGCAAGGGCCCGATGGGCGTGGCGGTCCTCACCCGGTACACCCTGACCCCGGACGGCGAGGCCACCACGGTCCGCATCGACGGCGAGTTCACCGGGGCCGCCGTCTCGCTGATGGCGGGCAAGCTCAAGGACTCGGCCACCGCCGCGCTGAACGAGTCGCTGCGCAAACTGGCCGGCCTGGTCGTCTGA
- a CDS encoding EamA family transporter yields MQASGRNAGLGLALVSAFAFGGSGVAAKPLIEAGLDPLHMVWLRVAGAALVLSPLAWRHRGLLLRRPALLAGFGLIAVAGVQAFYFASLSRIPVGVALLLEYLGPALLLGYIRFVQRKPVTRGAAAGAAVAVVGLACVVEIWAGLSLDPLGVLFGLAAACCQAFYFVFADQGADADDAPDPLGVIAYGMLVGALVMTVIARPWEIDWQVLGGQASVGGTMVPAPVLLAWVVLVATVFAYLTGVVSVRRLSPQIAGVVAFLEAVVATVFAWILLGEHLSTWQIVGGGLVLGGAFIAQSSRQAPATAPAAAVAATEHDRAAPDREPSPAAKG; encoded by the coding sequence ATGCAAGCGTCAGGGAGAAATGCCGGACTGGGCCTCGCCCTCGTCTCGGCGTTCGCGTTCGGTGGTTCCGGAGTGGCTGCGAAGCCGCTGATCGAGGCGGGTCTGGATCCCCTCCACATGGTCTGGCTCAGGGTGGCCGGGGCGGCGCTCGTGCTGTCCCCGCTGGCCTGGCGCCACCGCGGCCTGTTGCTGCGCAGGCCCGCACTGCTGGCGGGCTTCGGGCTGATCGCCGTCGCGGGCGTGCAGGCCTTCTACTTCGCCTCCCTGTCCCGCATCCCCGTCGGCGTGGCCCTGCTGCTGGAGTACCTGGGCCCGGCGCTGCTGCTCGGCTACATCCGCTTCGTGCAGCGCAAGCCCGTGACGCGCGGTGCCGCGGCGGGCGCGGCCGTGGCCGTCGTCGGCCTGGCCTGCGTGGTCGAGATCTGGGCCGGGCTGAGCCTGGACCCGCTCGGCGTGCTCTTCGGCCTCGCCGCCGCCTGCTGCCAGGCCTTCTACTTCGTCTTCGCCGACCAGGGCGCCGACGCGGACGACGCCCCCGACCCGCTCGGGGTGATCGCGTACGGCATGCTCGTCGGCGCCCTGGTGATGACCGTGATCGCCCGGCCCTGGGAGATCGACTGGCAGGTGCTGGGCGGCCAGGCCTCCGTGGGCGGCACCATGGTGCCCGCGCCCGTGCTGCTCGCCTGGGTGGTGCTCGTCGCGACGGTCTTCGCCTACCTGACCGGTGTGGTCTCGGTGCGCAGGCTCTCGCCCCAGATCGCCGGCGTCGTGGCCTTCCTGGAGGCCGTCGTCGCCACCGTGTTCGCCTGGATCCTGCTCGGCGAGCACCTTTCCACCTGGCAGATCGTCGGCGGCGGGCTGGTGCTGGGCGGCGCCTTCATCGCCCAGTCCTCCCGGCAGGCGCCCGCGACCGCGCCGGCCGCGGCGGTGGCGGCGACCGAGCACGATCGGGCCGCCCCGGACCGCGAGCCGTCCCCGGCCGCCAAGGGTTAG
- a CDS encoding DMT family transporter, with product MSNHSPAAGRSLLYLVIAGAAWGTAGAAASLLFLASDLGPLALSFWRCAGGLLVLLGVLAVRGSRRGPVRVRPSAASLIGTGLLFTLFQAAYFASVQATGLAVGTVVTLGAGPVIIALGARYWMGERLGLGGVVAVLGALAGLAVLVLGSGGGEVRPLGVGWALVSAAGYAGMTLRARWLGQRGAGGDPLVTTAWSVAVGTLCLLPLAAVEGLLPHTADLGRVLWLLVYVATVPTALAYALYFTGAAAVRAATVSVIMLIEPVSAAAIAVLVLGERLTGAVVLGTVLLLTAVGALIVAESRRPATPAPTVVRRTPQSAVR from the coding sequence GTGTCGAACCATTCGCCCGCTGCCGGGCGCAGTCTGCTGTACCTCGTCATCGCCGGAGCCGCCTGGGGCACCGCCGGGGCGGCCGCCTCCCTCCTCTTCCTGGCCAGTGACCTCGGCCCGCTCGCCCTGTCCTTCTGGCGGTGCGCGGGTGGGCTCCTGGTGCTGCTCGGTGTGCTCGCCGTACGCGGCTCCCGGCGCGGCCCGGTGCGGGTGCGGCCCTCGGCGGCCTCACTGATCGGGACCGGTCTGCTCTTCACCCTCTTCCAGGCCGCCTACTTCGCCTCCGTGCAGGCCACCGGCCTCGCGGTGGGCACCGTGGTCACGCTCGGCGCCGGGCCCGTGATCATCGCGCTGGGCGCGCGGTACTGGATGGGCGAGCGGCTCGGCCTCGGAGGTGTGGTCGCCGTACTGGGGGCCCTGGCCGGACTGGCCGTCCTGGTGCTGGGCAGCGGCGGCGGTGAGGTGCGCCCGCTCGGCGTGGGCTGGGCGCTGGTGTCCGCCGCCGGGTACGCCGGGATGACCCTGCGGGCCCGGTGGCTCGGGCAGCGCGGGGCCGGCGGGGACCCGCTGGTGACCACCGCCTGGTCGGTCGCGGTGGGCACGCTGTGTCTGCTGCCGCTCGCCGCGGTGGAGGGGCTGCTGCCGCACACCGCCGATCTCGGCCGGGTGCTCTGGCTGCTGGTGTACGTCGCCACCGTGCCGACCGCGCTGGCGTACGCGCTCTACTTCACGGGCGCCGCCGCGGTGCGGGCCGCGACCGTGTCGGTGATCATGCTGATCGAGCCGGTGAGCGCGGCGGCGATCGCCGTCCTGGTGCTCGGGGAGCGGCTGACCGGCGCCGTGGTGCTGGGCACCGTACTGCTGCTGACGGCGGTGGGCGCGCTGATCGTCGCGGAGTCGCGGCGGCCCGCGACCCCCGCGCCCACCGTCGTACGGAGGACTCCTCAGAGCGCGGTGAGGTAG
- a CDS encoding pyridoxamine 5'-phosphate oxidase family protein — translation MTATDSYEPTALTVPTRSRDRARYDHETVHSILDEAYICHLGFIRDGAPVVLPTLFARVGESLYMHGSTGSRPLLAAGRTDPGLPVCVTVTLVDGLVLARSAFHHSLNYRSVVVHGTAHQVTDEAECRTALAAMVDAVAPGRAADSRPPTARELAATSVIRVDLAEVSAKIRSGPVNDGAEDLDLPHWAGVVPVAPVYGTPVPAADLTPGIAVPDYLTAL, via the coding sequence ATGACCGCCACCGACAGCTACGAGCCCACCGCCCTCACCGTCCCCACCCGGTCCCGCGACCGGGCGCGCTACGACCACGAGACCGTGCACTCGATACTCGACGAGGCCTACATCTGCCACCTCGGCTTCATCCGCGACGGCGCGCCCGTGGTCCTGCCGACCCTGTTCGCCCGGGTCGGCGAGTCGCTCTACATGCACGGCTCCACCGGTTCGCGCCCGCTGCTCGCGGCCGGCCGCACGGACCCGGGCCTGCCCGTCTGCGTGACCGTGACCCTGGTCGACGGACTGGTCCTGGCCCGCTCGGCCTTCCACCACTCGCTCAACTACCGCTCGGTGGTCGTGCACGGCACGGCCCACCAGGTCACGGACGAGGCGGAGTGCCGCACGGCCCTCGCCGCCATGGTCGACGCGGTCGCCCCGGGCCGCGCGGCGGACAGCCGACCGCCCACCGCCAGGGAACTCGCCGCCACCTCGGTGATCCGTGTGGACCTCGCCGAGGTGTCCGCGAAGATCCGCAGCGGCCCGGTAAACGACGGGGCCGAGGACCTGGACCTGCCCCACTGGGCGGGCGTGGTCCCGGTGGCCCCGGTGTACGGAACCCCGGTGCCCGCCGCGGACCTGACCCCCGGCATCGCCGTCCCGGACTACCTCACCGCGCTCTGA
- a CDS encoding aminotransferase class I/II-fold pyridoxal phosphate-dependent enzyme yields MLGDYRITGRRAADIAAGVEAGVASGALPPGSLLPPMRELAGELGVNPNTVAAAYRTLRERGVIETDGRRGSRVRSRPSSTPRDALRMTVPEGVRDLAEGSPDVALLPSLDGPLAAAARRYAQRPTLYGAGPVAPELAGLARAGFDADGVPSGPVAVVSGALDGIERVLTAHLRAGDAVAVEDPGWGGALDLVPALGLRVLPVAVDDEGPRTDAVARALEAGARALVVTSRAQNPTGAAVSAPRAAELRELLARHPGVLLIEDDHGNGIVDLPLHPLGGVTRHWVLVRSTAKAYGPDLRLAVLTGDAVTLDRLRGRQRLGPGWVSRLLQYAVVELWTSGAVDPAAVARSYAARRDALVEALGERGVRAHGRSGLHVWVPVVDETVVVTRLLSAGWGVCAGAVFRVESGPGVRLTVSQLTVEEVPVLADAVAAAARVGAGARSD; encoded by the coding sequence GTGCTAGGAGACTATCGGATCACAGGCCGGCGCGCAGCGGATATCGCGGCCGGCGTGGAAGCGGGTGTGGCATCGGGCGCGCTCCCGCCGGGCTCACTGCTGCCGCCGATGCGGGAGCTGGCGGGCGAACTGGGCGTGAACCCCAACACGGTGGCCGCCGCCTACCGGACGCTGCGCGAGCGCGGGGTCATCGAGACCGACGGGCGGCGCGGCAGCCGCGTGCGGTCCCGGCCCTCGAGCACCCCGCGGGACGCGCTGAGGATGACCGTGCCGGAGGGCGTACGGGACCTGGCGGAGGGCAGTCCGGACGTGGCGCTGCTGCCTTCGCTCGACGGTCCGCTGGCCGCGGCGGCCCGGCGGTACGCGCAGCGGCCGACCCTCTACGGGGCGGGCCCGGTCGCCCCCGAGCTCGCCGGCCTCGCGCGGGCCGGATTCGACGCGGACGGGGTTCCGTCGGGGCCGGTGGCGGTGGTCTCGGGTGCGCTCGACGGGATCGAACGCGTACTCACCGCCCACCTGCGGGCGGGCGACGCGGTGGCGGTCGAGGACCCCGGATGGGGCGGAGCGCTGGACCTGGTGCCGGCGCTGGGTCTGCGCGTACTGCCCGTGGCGGTGGACGACGAAGGGCCCCGGACCGACGCGGTGGCCCGGGCGCTGGAGGCCGGGGCGCGGGCGCTGGTGGTGACCTCGCGGGCGCAGAACCCGACCGGGGCCGCGGTGTCCGCACCGCGGGCGGCGGAGCTGCGGGAGCTGCTGGCGCGCCACCCCGGGGTGCTGCTGATCGAGGACGACCACGGGAACGGGATCGTCGACCTGCCCTTGCACCCGCTGGGCGGGGTGACCCGGCACTGGGTGCTGGTGCGGTCCACGGCGAAGGCGTACGGGCCGGACCTGCGGCTCGCCGTGCTGACCGGCGACGCGGTCACGCTGGACCGGCTGCGGGGGCGGCAGCGGCTCGGGCCGGGCTGGGTGAGCCGCCTGTTGCAGTACGCGGTGGTGGAGCTGTGGACCTCGGGCGCGGTGGATCCGGCGGCGGTGGCCCGCTCGTACGCGGCGCGACGGGACGCGCTGGTCGAGGCGCTGGGGGAGCGGGGGGTACGGGCGCACGGGCGCAGCGGCCTGCACGTCTGGGTCCCGGTGGTCGACGAGACGGTGGTGGTGACGAGGCTGCTGTCCGCCGGATGGGGAGTGTGCGCCGGTGCGGTCTTCCGGGTCGAGTCGGGACCGGGAGTGCGGCTGACGGTGTCGCAGCTGACGGTGGAGGAGGTGCCGGTCCTGGCCGACGCGGTGGCCGCGGCCGCCCGGGTGGGGGCGGGCGCCCGGTCCGACTGA
- a CDS encoding DMT family transporter has translation MSAPTTSGPTLPAASPTPASPATTAATTAATTAAASTTGRRRGGLLDWRVRFAILSVIWGFSFLLIKVGTEAYAPFQVALGRVLFGALALLTVLLVRREPLPRGLRTWGHLTVAALLLNTAPFSLFAYAELSIPSSLAGICNATSPLWGMALSLVALSEDRPTRRRFAGLGLGFLGVLTVLGAWQGFSGVDAKGTAFALLASLCYPVGWIYVRRTLAGTPGSPVALTGGQLMISTLQLALVSAAFTSAPSSFPLWPTLSVIALGALGTGMALQMQYGLVTEVGPTTAQMVTYFIPVIATTAGVLVLGEQLHWNTPVGAAIVLAGAALTQTRPGARKPA, from the coding sequence ATGAGCGCACCGACCACCTCCGGGCCGACCCTCCCGGCGGCCTCCCCTACCCCGGCCTCCCCTGCCACGACCGCCGCCACGACCGCCGCCACGACCGCCGCCGCCTCCACCACCGGCCGGCGCCGGGGCGGCCTCCTGGACTGGCGGGTCCGGTTCGCGATCCTCTCGGTGATCTGGGGCTTCAGCTTCCTCCTGATCAAGGTCGGCACCGAGGCGTACGCGCCTTTCCAGGTGGCACTGGGCCGGGTCCTGTTCGGCGCGCTCGCCCTTCTCACCGTGCTGCTGGTCCGCCGCGAGCCGCTCCCCAGGGGTCTGCGCACCTGGGGTCACCTGACCGTGGCCGCGCTGCTGCTCAACACCGCCCCGTTCTCGCTCTTCGCCTACGCGGAGCTCAGCATCCCCTCCAGCCTGGCGGGCATCTGCAACGCCACCTCGCCGCTGTGGGGCATGGCCCTGTCGCTGGTGGCCCTGTCCGAGGACCGCCCGACCCGCCGCCGCTTCGCCGGGCTGGGGCTGGGCTTCCTCGGTGTCCTGACCGTGCTCGGTGCCTGGCAGGGCTTCTCCGGTGTCGACGCCAAGGGCACCGCGTTCGCCCTGCTGGCGTCCCTCTGCTACCCCGTCGGCTGGATCTACGTCCGCCGCACGCTGGCCGGGACGCCCGGCTCCCCGGTGGCCCTGACCGGCGGCCAGCTCATGATCTCCACGCTCCAGCTCGCGCTCGTGAGCGCCGCGTTCACCTCGGCGCCGAGCTCGTTCCCGCTCTGGCCGACCCTGTCGGTGATCGCGCTGGGCGCCCTGGGCACGGGCATGGCCCTGCAGATGCAGTACGGGCTGGTGACGGAGGTCGGCCCCACCACCGCCCAGATGGTCACCTATTTCATCCCGGTCATCGCCACCACGGCGGGCGTCCTGGTCCTCGGCGAGCAGCTCCACTGGAACACCCCGGTCGGCGCCGCGATCGTCCTGGCCGGCGCGGCGCTCACACAGACCCGGCCCGGGGCCCGGAAGCCCGCCTGA
- a CDS encoding LysR family transcriptional regulator, with product MLNLERLRTLDALARHGSVSGAADGLHVTTSAVSQQMAKLEREVGQPLLAKNGRGVRLTDAGRLLADHAARIISQVELAQADVEAQRGCAVGELRIGAFPTAMRGLLPQALAALRAGHPELRVRVREQEPEEAMAAVVRGDLDLALAIDWHNKRMPVPAELTRTHLLEDTVDIAVPAGHRLADRTGGPGASGISLAEFGDDDWISWNEGQFCHEWLVFTLRGTGIEPRIAHIAEEHHTQLAFVEAGLGVCVAPKLGRGPVPSGVRLLPVCDSVRRHVYAVWRADADRRPSVRAAADALREAAAGLR from the coding sequence ATGTTGAACCTGGAGCGCCTGCGCACCCTGGACGCCCTCGCCCGCCACGGCTCGGTCAGCGGCGCGGCCGACGGCCTCCATGTCACCACCTCCGCGGTGTCCCAGCAGATGGCCAAGCTGGAGCGCGAGGTCGGCCAGCCGCTGCTGGCGAAGAACGGGCGCGGGGTCCGCCTCACCGACGCCGGACGGCTGCTCGCCGATCACGCCGCCCGGATCATCTCCCAGGTGGAGCTCGCCCAGGCCGACGTCGAGGCCCAGCGCGGCTGCGCCGTCGGCGAGCTGCGGATCGGCGCCTTCCCGACCGCCATGCGCGGACTGCTGCCCCAGGCTCTGGCGGCACTGCGGGCCGGGCATCCGGAGCTGCGGGTCAGGGTGCGCGAGCAGGAGCCCGAGGAGGCCATGGCGGCCGTCGTGCGCGGGGACCTCGACCTGGCGCTGGCGATCGACTGGCACAACAAGCGGATGCCGGTGCCCGCCGAGCTCACCCGCACCCATCTGCTGGAGGACACCGTCGACATCGCGGTCCCGGCAGGCCACCGGCTGGCGGACCGGACCGGGGGCCCGGGGGCGTCCGGGATCTCCCTCGCGGAATTCGGCGACGACGACTGGATCTCCTGGAACGAGGGCCAGTTCTGCCACGAGTGGCTGGTCTTCACCCTGCGCGGTACGGGAATCGAGCCGCGTATCGCCCACATCGCCGAGGAGCACCACACGCAGCTGGCCTTCGTGGAGGCCGGACTCGGGGTGTGCGTGGCGCCGAAGCTGGGCCGCGGCCCGGTGCCGTCGGGCGTGCGGCTGCTGCCGGTCTGCGACAGCGTACGCCGCCACGTGTACGCCGTCTGGCGCGCGGACGCCGACCGGCGGCCCTCCGTCCGGGCCGCGGCCGACGCCCTGCGGGAGGCGGCCGCCGGACTTCGATAG